The region GGTGCCGGAGCTCTGCAAAAGGGACACGAAATTTCCCAAAGCTTGCAGATAGTGCAAAAACATCTGCTTAGTTTCGACATCCCGCGACGACTCAATCGAGCCCATTTGCCGAATCACCTCAAGCCCTGTTGTGAATTTGCGGACATCACCCATTTTTTCAGACATCTCATTAAGATTTTTTCTTAAAGAGCCAATTTCAATCGTGAGATTTTGACTGTGTTTTTTAAACAGATACGAAAAATGTTTTCTATTTTCAATCATCGTCGAGAACACATTTTTCGACGTGGAAATTTTTTTCAATGATTCTTTGACAAAAAAATCAACCATCATCATTTGCGCTTCCAGGGCAACGATTTCCAGGGCGCATTTTTGGATGACGGACGAAAGCACTTGGGTCAACTCGAACAGTCCAGTTAAATGCGCTTTGATCTGTTCAGAAAGATCCGAAAATTCTTTGGCCACGACGCCAAGACTTGCGGCCTCTTCCCCCAGCTTCGCTGCCGAAATCGTCATATTCAGGACGATGAATTTCAGATTCTGAAAGTTCTCCATCAATACATTCATTTTTCCAGAAAAAGACTGATTGATGTTCTGGAACTCCTGAACACGGGTGAAGCACCCCTTCAAGTCCGCAGATGCCCGGCGACTGATGTGCGAGATCTTTTCCGCCAAGTCGCCCTCTTCCTGACGACCCGACTCTTTATTTTTTTCCTGCAGAATATTGATTTCCGCAAACGCGGCCTGGATCATAAAGTCCGTATAGTCCTTAAATCCAGCTTTGCCGACATTATCTAGAAGAAACGGAATAGAGCCGTCCATCCCTTCCTTGTCCTCGACCTCTAAAGTCAAAGGATACAAGGCCTGAGCCGCTTTAAACAGAGCTGAAGAAGGCTTGAAACGAATCGACAAATACTCGCCGTTCTCGATCGGAAAGACAAAAGCGAAGACCCAATAGAAGTTGCCATTGGCCGACATGTTTTTCACGTAGGCTGCAATCGGAGAACCTGCCTTTATGGTGTCCCATAGAAGTTTAAATACGGCGCGAGGCATATCAGGATGACGAATGATACTGTGGGGGGCCCCAATCATTGTCTCTTGGGAATAACCACTGATACGCATAAAAACGTCATTACCGAAAAGAATGACTCCCCGGGAATCCGTCGTACTAAAAAAGAACTCATCAAACCCAAAAGGGCTTTCAGACTGCGTCGGTGTTGGTTTCTTCATCTCTGGAACCTTGTCATGTGTCTAAATGAAAAATCCTACATGTGTAAGTAACCAGTGCCTAGTGTTTTCTCTGAATCAAGGCGTGGTTCAGGTGGAACATCTAGTCTTAATATTGTAAGAGAAATATCAGACTGTCACTGAGGATTGTTTGCCTCCCTGGAAGTCTAGCACGTTCTGCACTCGGTCTTGGTAAAAAACACGGACAGTCCTTTTCTGATCCATAAATCCTTTAAAGACTTTCATTGGAAGTGTTGAAGTGTTTCAAAGATGAGTTCAATCGCGGCTCTGTGGTCCTAGTGTCTCATATTAAACAAAACTGTTTTATTTTTAAAAACAAACAGAAATATGATTAAGTTCTTAAAGGCATTCTCCGAAACATCTGTCTGTGTTTACGAACACTCCAAAGGAGAACCCCATGACACGTTCGATTGTTTGTACGATTTTTACCTTGTTCATTGTCGGCTTTGCGGTCACCGCCGAAGCAAAAAAAACCACCGCCAATTTTGATTTAGTGCCTTTTAAAACCCT is a window of Bdellovibrio sp. ArHS DNA encoding:
- a CDS encoding PAS domain-containing protein, which encodes MKKPTPTQSESPFGFDEFFFSTTDSRGVILFGNDVFMRISGYSQETMIGAPHSIIRHPDMPRAVFKLLWDTIKAGSPIAAYVKNMSANGNFYWVFAFVFPIENGEYLSIRFKPSSALFKAAQALYPLTLEVEDKEGMDGSIPFLLDNVGKAGFKDYTDFMIQAAFAEINILQEKNKESGRQEEGDLAEKISHISRRASADLKGCFTRVQEFQNINQSFSGKMNVLMENFQNLKFIVLNMTISAAKLGEEAASLGVVAKEFSDLSEQIKAHLTGLFELTQVLSSVIQKCALEIVALEAQMMMVDFFVKESLKKISTSKNVFSTMIENRKHFSYLFKKHSQNLTIEIGSLRKNLNEMSEKMGDVRKFTTGLEVIRQMGSIESSRDVETKQMFLHYLQALGNFVSLLQSSGTGIEKELRDLQVGSEYINLVALSLEGTVDSVFDVAASFSEDENSNAS